In Channa argus isolate prfri chromosome 15, Channa argus male v1.0, whole genome shotgun sequence, the DNA window CCAAGGGGGAAAAGGGGCCTGATTCGGCCGAATCAGAGTCTAGTATTCACGGCTTAcaggagagggggagggggcaAGGAGTAGGGATGACTATCTACACAAGCTAGTCCAGTACACACAAGGGTGCGGTTGTAAGTATGATCCAAAATATGGTgcaaaaataatgacatttcaaGCTTTAATTTAATATCGAAGATATTCATGGTGTATTCGCCCTCGTATCACGATCCGGTAACGTATTTCTATCGGTGTTTCTCGTAGCAGCTAATCGTTATTGCCGACGGTCGGTATTTTTTACTAACGTTACTGAAACGTCTGTAATTTATGCAAATGtgtacttcttcttcttttttttttttttttttttttttaaaagaagcatTATTACTGTTGTTCGGTTTAATCAAACGCAATATTGCAGCTAATATTTAGCCTTTTGAACATTAATCACAAGTGACTGGCTTCGCATCAAATTGCACCCAGGAAAGAGAAGTGCAGCCTGCCGACTGTCACAGCCGGTAAAGAACcgattattaaataaaaagcctgCAAGTTGTGGCGAAATGACGTGTGGTGTAACGTTAGAGTCCCCACTCACGGGCTGATTGTGGAGTGACAGCTGCCTGAGTGCGAGAGGCGTCTCAGGGCTGCTTTTCATGAGATTGTGAAATCTTGTGGCTTTTGGTCTCGTGGCTTGAcggatgtttttctctttaagaCGACTTAAGTTGTCATTTCTGTGCTGGGTACTTTGTACACAAGTGCCCTGATCAACTGtcaagaaatactgtaaatagttgtgcttatgtgtttgtgtgtgtgtgtataggtggTTTCACAACAGTACACAACCTCCTTGGGACATTGTGTCTCTACAACCAGCGGTGTGACATCCCCATAACCAGCAGTTATTCTCTGTAGCATCTTAACCAATCCACTGTCCTGTACACGACTACTACCATAATAGCACATGGGGTTTTTTGGCTGTGTGGTGTGACAAGCTAATTCCACTTGTTTCACATCGCGCCGTCCATCCCTGAAACATCCGTTCTTCACATTGCAGCAACATTTTCACTATACATGTATTTGCAATAACAAATTCTCCTTTGCTAAGATTTTTAGGATATAACCAAGTGAAAACCATATGGGCAAAGTTCTAAACATGCAGGCATCAGCCAAAGTTGACAGTCTAGGGCCATCTTACAGTGTTGCTGGGTCAGCTGATGTTTTCCCCTAAAAtgaggacagttttttttttgagtattAATCCTTTAAAAAGGCTCAGATGGTGTCGGATATCATACCTGTTAATGAAGTTTTAAACTAGTCTACTGTGAATGCAGAAGCATTCGTGATAACAAAgctttcagctatttcagcaaatagctttgcttggaaaatcctttcagcagcGAAGCATTCAGTCCACTtcagaaatgctttttttagtTGATGtctttaagtttattttaactCCTACTGCTTATAGTTCAGACAAGGGAATTTTTTGATAATGTTATGATAAAGGAAGTTTGGATGGAAGCCCACGGAGTGGTGAGGACTGATTCTATAAAACTGTGCTTGTCTGATCCTTCGTTTTGCCGTTCCCCGGATTCATAGGAGATGAGGTTTAAGGCCACTCTTTAAAGTTCAGCAAATGAGTCAGTATGGATGATGTGACCAATTTCAGAATATTTCCTTGTCGAATTATTATTTGATAACTCAGACTGAGTTTTCTTTGACGACACGCTGCCATTACATTTAGAGCTAGGAAAAGCATTTCCGAAAAGAGAATgtactgtgaatgcttcagcgctaaagatatttaaaaagccatatGCAAGCAATAACAGCTTTTTTTGAGCTGAAGGTATTGAAGTTTGAACTGGCTGCAAGTTTACCAAAGTAGTTAGTCGCCAAACCGGTATGGAAGACGAAAgtcatagtaataataataataataataataataataataataataataaagattaggatagCATTACTGTGAATACAATGTTGCTATAAAGAGCCCTTGATGAATGATGCTTTGCGCTGACACGTTGTCTGCTGCACAGAATTGTCTGAGGGCCCTGATACAGATAAAACCAGCCAGTGGTGCCTGCTCATACCTTCCCTCCCTTGGCAGTACCAGTACAGAACACTGGAGAGTTTAGTCTTGCTTTTGCATTGGCTACACAATGTGGCGTGGTGGAGCAGGTACTAAATAAATCATTATCCCGCTCCGGCATCACGTCCAATTTAATATGCACTTCATTTCCTAGTCCTCATGTAGCAGTTGATTTTGCTCcactcctctttctcttcaaaGTGCCAactggcttttctgtgtggctCTTCCTCTGCTTTTGCTGATCTCAGAGCATCCACCTCCCCCTGCTCTACAAATCTAATCTTGTGTCTCTGGAAGCCAGACAGCTGTTTGCTGATCATCTAGTCCTCCTTAGGTCACATTCTTAGTTCAGTTTGTCTGGCATTGATGCTTTGTGTGCAGCTGACTGACTCTTGAAAATAACTTCAGCTTCCCTCTGGCTGCCACTCAAGCAAATTGAGGAAATGGTGAAATTTTATGTTCATTTGAGTTGTAAAGTAGTTCACCCTTAAGTGTTTCAGAGCAAAGGGTAAAGAGGCACAACAATGACAAGCTGGTATCATGTGTCCTTTGCCCTTTCTAACAAtatctctgttttctgtttgacagTAACAACTTGTAATCATGGAGCTTAGAGTGGGGAACAAGTACCGGCTTGGGCGAAAGATAGGAAGTGGTTCCTTTGGAGACATTTACCTTGGTGAGTggcaatgttttctttgtttttgcatgtcatactctatttatttatttatttatttttgcaccaGTTTAAAGGTTGTTTCCACACTACAGATTGGACACTCTGTGTTAATATAGAATTATAGTTTTTCTTTAACTATGCACTGATTTTACTTCATATTCATCCATTATTGGCTTGGTGCTGGTGCAAATGCCATGTCTCTTACAGCTGTGGTTGTGTTTCTGCGCGTCTCCCCTCAGGTGCCAATATTGCAAATGGTGAAGAGGTAGCCATCAAACTCGAATGTGTGAAAACCAAACACCCACAGCTGCACATTGAAAGCAAGTTCTACAAGATGATGCAAGGAGGAGGTAAGGAGTGCACGCCGCTCTGATGTGGTTTCAATAAATTCTCAATACATTTTGGTGTCTCTGGCCTTTAATAATATACTAATCCTGAGAGGCCGACATCTTTTTGGTGAGATAAATCATTTTCAAGCTAACTCACAAaatttagtaaatgtatttcaataGAACTGTTGCACAAAAATCAGAgggaaaatatactgtataaactaAAAGTAAAGGTTGTAGTTGGTGGAACAAACAtactgattttgtgtgtgtgttttagtgggAATTCCATCGATAAAGTGGTGTGGTGCAGAAGGAGACTACAATGTGATGGTGATGGAGCTGCTGGGTCCTAGTCTTGAGGACCTGTTCAATTTTTGCTCACGGAAATTCAGCTTAAAGACTGTCCTGCTCTTGGCCGACCAGATGGTACAACACACAACCTTCTAATTTGCAAAGTCAGGTTCATTTGATTTAGGATAGTTTTACAGTCTCCTTAGTGGagtctgtttaaatgtttattatgtatttagaAGTATAATACAAGGATGATGATTGAGCTCGGTCATGTGTATGAATTGAGTCCCCTAAGGCTTcttaggtgtgtgtttgtgtgtgtgtgtgcgcgcgcacacaacTACAGCCTAGTTTCTGTGTCAGTCCCTTATGTATGGGTGTTTGACTCTCCACCCCCACTCTGGGGTCTTCTCTCGTATGACTTGGTTTGAGCAAGGTATTGATGTGTTAAATGCACCTAATACTGCTGAGGAAGCACAGAAAACTGCAAAGTAGTTTATTAGTAGCAAGGAAAATTGCTATCCTGTATTTGTGACACCATTATACTCTTCACTGTATCCATTATCcaaactgcttatcctgttatgCTTCACAGTCAAGTAAGGGTACACCCTTGAGAAAGCCTAAATTTATTAAAGAGCCACTCGGAGACAGACAGCCAGTCATGCTCGTATTTACACCTACATACAATTTGTTCcttaactgcatgtctttggattgtgggagaaAGCCAGAGTACTTAGAGGAAATCCTCAGGCAGGGgggaacatgcaaaccccacacagaGAATGCCACAACCAGCTGGGTTCAAACTAATTGCTAATCACTGCTCCACTGTGCTGCCTTGCATCAATGCTGTGTATGAAAATTTTTATGCTGCTTAACAAGACAGTTTTGTCACCGTTCGTCTCACCTGTCTTCCTCAGATTAGTCGTATTGAATACATCCACTCTAAGAACTTCATCCATCGGGATGTGAAGCCTGACAACTTCCTAATGGGCCTTGGCAAGAAGGGCAACCTGGTGTTCATCATTGACTTCGGCCTGGCCAAAAAGTACCGTGATGCCCGCACACACCAGCACATCCCCTACAGGGAGAACAAGAACCTGACTGGCACAGCCCGCTACGCCTCCATCAACACACATCTCGGAATTGGTATAGTACACATGGAACATACAGTACCCACACCTGCttatcataattattttttaaatgaaagtgtgtgtgtgtgtgtgtgtgttcattctcTCTTCTGTAGCCATCAGCGTGGGGACTAATATTGCTGAACGACTTGTTTTTCAAATCAACATTGCAATCTTAACAGTAGAATTTTCAAATTGCAAAAGCTGCACTTTAAGCTGCAATTGAAGGATAaatgaagaaagtaaaaaaaataaataaaaaatcaaacttCACTATGATTAGCAGCACCGTAGTTAAAATGGCCCTGGCAGAAGCAAACCCCTGTGTTAGCTGCAGTACATGATGCTTGTGACAAAAAAGAAACCGTAACATTATTTATGTCATTTGAGAATATATAGGTTTAAAAAGAGATAATAAGCTACTGGTACAGTATTGTGCTAAATGTGTCTGGGTAAGAAAGCTACTAGGCAAGGTAATACTGGAAATCTCTGTCTTTTAGATTAGTGACTTGTTTTGCAGAAAGTTGGGTCATAAAGTACTTCTGTTTGTTGATTATCTCCTATTCACTTACAGCTGTGTGAAGAAGCTTTCTAGAAAGCTGTAGTGTCGTTAtgatttctgttctgttttattgCTGTCATGGCTGAGAGGTTCAAGTGTCTTCAAGACttgaaagatcatgactgtttttgttttagcagcTTAGAAATGTTGagatttgtggttttaaagGTCAGATCACGTTTCAAGACCAATTTATTCAGATAATGGAAAATAGTGCTATTACTTATTCCTGTGATTATTTATGTAACTGCCTCTAAAGTACAtgttaaatgtgatttatcaGTTCGCTTGTGATTTCTCCTCCTATGTGATACTCATCCCTAGACGGAAGGTTTCATGCCCTGAACTATTTGCCAGATTTTCCCATCTTGTCATAACCTAGTGATGCCCTCTAAATATTTTAGGGGGGTTCAAATCTCCAGCTTATAGTGgggtgtattttattttcagccaGGAAACAATCAAttcctgctttgtgttttttgtcatacAGTACTTGACACCtgacctcctcctcttccacccACAGTTTAATTTTGAAAGTGCCTTTTAACAATCTTTTGGTTTATATACACCCTGCATGAATATACAGAGGATCTTGAGATGGAGTCAGTTAGTGTTGTCATGCCCTCTAAGACAATCTGcatagtatttttatttgtctaaCCCTCCTAATTATTCACATCCCTCATCTTCTTGCACTGTGCTAGTTTAATGGTAACATgcccaaaatgtaatttatctctaatctgtttttggtttaaactgcaaacaaattaTCATGAAAATGACTTCTCATCACACTAATACACACTACTGATATTAATTACACACAGGTATTGTTTATTTACCAGCcctaagacattttttttaaactttactcTTGTATGCACATTATACTGTCTTGTCTACAGAGCAGTCCAGACGTGATGATTTGGAGTCTCTCGGCTATGTCCTCATGTACTTCAACCTGGGATCCCTCCCCTGGCAGGGCCTCAAGGCTGCAACCAAGAGACAGAAGTATGAACGAATCAGCGAGAAGAAAATGTCCACGCCCATTGAGGTTCTTTGCAAAGGATACCCTTGTAAGTGCAGCTGcaactgtatgtttttattgtatggAACAGTTTGGTAATTGCACAAAGTAAATTATAAACATTTCAGAGATGTTGTAGTTTTGctgtattgtagtttttttttcagtgttttatgtgTGAGTTTATCGGGGCGtcagtggctcaggtggtagTGGcagcctaccgaccatagggtcgaaGGTTTGCTCCCTGCCCTTCCCAACCAAATGTCTAAATCTAAGAAACTGAACCCCCCCCGACAGCCCACCCCgagccggtcccaagcccggtagaaattgcggAGGGtagcatcaggaagggcatcgggcgtaaaataaaaactgccaaatcaatatgcggacaaATGATTTACTGTGGTgcccctgaacttacaggataagctgaaaggtttaaaaaaaaaaaagctgcatgtgtgtttatgtagtgTTTCTACTCATTACctcattacttttttcttttttttaacagctgagTTCTCAACATACCTGAACTTTTGCCGTTCACTTCGTTTTGATGACAAGCCAGACTATTCCTACCTACGACAGCTCTTCAGGAATCTTTTCCACCGACAGGGCTTCTCCTATGACTATGTGTTCGATTGGAACATGCTCAAATTTGTAAGCTTAAGCAGCTACTTTTAAATACAGCGTTGATGttcatttcaaacttttttccccAGTATAAGATCTTTAATGTGATTGATCTTGTCTGTCAGGGAGCCAGTCGGTCTGCTGAGGATGGGGATCGGGAGAGGAGGACGGGAGATGAGAGGGATGAGCGGCTTGGAGGAGCCCCCAGAGGGTCTGCAACACGGGGCCTCCCTCCAGGTCCCAACCCGGGAGCTGCCAACAGAATAAGAAATGGGCCAGAGCCGGCCATCTCTAACCCAGCTTCACGGGTCCAACAGTCTGGTGAGTTTCCAGCTAAAAGTCTCAATCTCTTGCCATCTGTGTCTCgttaaaaattataattctCTTCTGAcattggggatttttttttttttttcttgaaacatCTGCATCAAAATGGTCACCACTCAATTTTATCCACACTTTCAGGGAACACATCGCCACGTGCAATTTCTCGTgcggagagggagagaaaggtcAGCATGCGGCTTCACCGTGGAGCTCCTGCCAACGTATCTTCCTCTGACCTCACTGCCCGTCATGACCAATCCAGAATTTCCACATCACAAGTAAGGAAACATTCACAGCTCTTTTCAGCCAGCAAGGTGGTAAAATAACAGGATCACATATAGTTAAACCAGTGAAATCTAAACAAATACAACAGCACAACAAACTGAAGGACCCAGAAATGACTGAATGAAAGACTGAATGAAATGTGTACTTCCTTCATATGAATAAAAGAGGTGTTTATAACAAGTtaaacaaatgcagtatttgttgCATGGGTGTTGCACCATATGATGGATTTGTGTCATGTTGCTAATTTAATAttgttataataatttaatgtagTAATTCTGGTTGAaactgggagagagagagagaagtagaCTGCTGACTCATGAATCATATTCCGTTTCTTTTACAGGTAAGCGTGCCATTTGAGCACATGGGGAAGTAGGAATTCTTTGGCTCTGCATGCACATAAAACTGACAGGTTTGGTCCAGTTACACTTAATTACATCAATACATTGTCCTCTCTAATGACCAATAATGCTCGTGTTGTTGCAGAGCTGCAATATGGATtaattgatttgtgttttttacctTGTCTTTCAAAAAGATTATTGCCAATGGAAACGCACATTGGAACGGAGCAGTAAATCTCCAAAGGATCCAGCAAAATACATGACAGTATCCATCTTGCACTCGTTCATGAATATTTTTGCTGAACTATGGATCACTACTATAATACAAAAAGCAAATTAATGACAGTGCTACACCATTGTTGCTCCATGTGCGCTCATACCTACTCCCTCCTTCCTCATCACATTCCCTCAGTACCTTCTGACAGACAAATATGAAGAACTGTTGGCATCAATGAAGCAAAAAGTCATCAGGGACATGCATGTTTCTTGTCAGAGGccaatttgttttgaaataggCTTAgcaatgatttattttacagttttaacagA includes these proteins:
- the LOC137099587 gene encoding casein kinase I, with protein sequence MELRVGNKYRLGRKIGSGSFGDIYLGANIANGEEVAIKLECVKTKHPQLHIESKFYKMMQGGVGIPSIKWCGAEGDYNVMVMELLGPSLEDLFNFCSRKFSLKTVLLLADQMISRIEYIHSKNFIHRDVKPDNFLMGLGKKGNLVFIIDFGLAKKYRDARTHQHIPYRENKNLTGTARYASINTHLGIEQSRRDDLESLGYVLMYFNLGSLPWQGLKAATKRQKYERISEKKMSTPIEVLCKGYPSEFSTYLNFCRSLRFDDKPDYSYLRQLFRNLFHRQGFSYDYVFDWNMLKFGASRSAEDGDRERRTGDERDERLGGAPRGSATRGLPPGPNPGAANRIRNGPEPAISNPASRVQQSGNTSPRAISRAERERKVSMRLHRGAPANVSSSDLTARHDQSRISTSQVSVPFEHMGK